Proteins encoded together in one Candidatus Eremiobacterota bacterium window:
- the hpt gene encoding hypoxanthine phosphoribosyltransferase has translation MREEVAHILFSTEDIQKKIKELGARISSDYQGKNLILIGVLKGAMFFMADLMRQVSIPVIIDFIGISSYGESSKSSGAVRIIKDIEENIDNKPVLVVEDIVDTGLTMNYLLKTLRLRKPSSIKICVLIDKKGRRMQNIPLDYVGFEVENQHVVGFGLDYRDRYRHLPYLCTLKESLPQVRIP, from the coding sequence ATGAGGGAAGAAGTAGCGCATATTCTTTTTTCCACCGAGGATATCCAGAAAAAAATCAAGGAGCTCGGAGCAAGGATATCATCGGACTACCAGGGCAAGAATCTTATCCTGATAGGGGTGCTGAAAGGCGCAATGTTCTTCATGGCAGATCTGATGAGGCAGGTGAGCATTCCCGTCATCATAGACTTCATCGGGATATCGAGCTACGGAGAGTCTTCCAAGAGTTCCGGCGCCGTGCGCATCATCAAGGATATCGAGGAAAACATTGACAACAAGCCGGTCCTCGTCGTGGAGGATATTGTTGACACGGGGCTCACCATGAATTATCTTCTCAAGACCCTAAGGCTTCGGAAGCCCTCCAGCATAAAAATATGTGTCCTTATCGACAAGAAGGGGAGAAGGATGCAGAACATCCCACTCGATTACGTGGGCTTTGAGGTGGAAAACCAGCACGTGGTGGGATTTGGCCTTGATTACAGGGATCGGTACCGCCACCTCCCTTACCTGTGCACTCTGAAAGAGTCCCTCCCTCAGGTCAGGATTCCATGA
- a CDS encoding C4-type zinc ribbon domain-containing protein has translation MSSQIWQLYRIQLIDNQIADMAKKIENLTRGEELLEELGSLEKSLEEMKQELKKRQTTYKDKDLECKKYISQKEGFEKKLYSGQIASHKELESWQAEVQNLKKKQSDLDDELLAMLDELDEREKSIGEQEALLGEKKAEHQRAGETYQERLDALNAEVESLKQKREKMEQTVEKSLIKQFTELQEQREGIAVVKVLKGICGGCYMNLPETSLKRIQARDLEFCSNCGRILFADGE, from the coding sequence ATGAGCAGCCAGATCTGGCAGTTATATAGAATTCAGCTGATTGACAACCAGATTGCCGATATGGCGAAAAAAATTGAAAATCTCACCAGGGGGGAAGAGCTTCTCGAAGAGCTGGGAAGCCTGGAAAAGTCCCTGGAAGAGATGAAGCAGGAGCTGAAGAAAAGGCAGACCACTTACAAGGACAAGGACCTTGAATGCAAGAAGTACATCAGCCAGAAGGAGGGCTTCGAAAAGAAGCTTTACAGCGGCCAGATCGCAAGCCATAAAGAACTTGAGAGCTGGCAGGCCGAGGTGCAGAACCTGAAAAAGAAGCAGAGTGATCTCGATGATGAGCTGCTTGCCATGCTTGATGAGCTCGATGAGAGGGAGAAGAGCATAGGCGAGCAGGAGGCCCTGCTCGGGGAGAAAAAAGCGGAACACCAGAGGGCCGGCGAAACTTACCAGGAGAGGCTCGATGCCCTTAACGCCGAGGTGGAGAGCCTGAAACAGAAAAGGGAGAAGATGGAGCAGACCGTGGAGAAATCCCTGATCAAGCAGTTTACCGAGCTCCAGGAGCAGCGCGAGGGAATAGCCGTCGTGAAGGTCCTCAAAGGGATATGCGGAGGGTGCTATATGAACCTCCCTGAAACGTCCCTTAAACGGATACAGGCCAGAGATTTAGAATTCTGCAGCAACTGCGGAAGGATTTTATTCGCTGATGGCGAATGA
- a CDS encoding NAD(P)/FAD-dependent oxidoreductase codes for MSHKASPKKNTFDVIIIGAGPAGLFAAIELSRFSSFDILLIDKGKNIEKRKCPSQISGKNCMKCKPCSLLFGWGGSGAFSDGKLTLTSEVGGTLSNYTSPAELEKLTTYVDNLYLSYGAPRELYDADDDYLKSIHRKAVLAHLLFIPYKIRHLGTDKCLEVVKAIRDDLDEKITILTEKEVKTIIVKNSQAVGIRLASGEEFRANYVVVAPGRQGAEWLTGEAHRLNIKTLINPVDLGVRVEVPAEVAEPLTKNIYESKFLFYSKTFDDKVRTFCMCPYGEVVTEYSDGILTVNGHSYKEKKTDNTNFALLVSKTFTEPFKDPISYGQYISRLANLLSGGVMIQRLGDLETGRRSTVERIQKSILKPTLKSATPGDLSLVLPYRYLSSLIDMLKALDVVAPGIYSKYTLLYGVEVKFYSSRIEVNDRLETKIQNFFVAGDGAGITRGLLQASISGVLVARELMAREGMKGE; via the coding sequence TTGTCCCATAAGGCATCACCAAAGAAAAACACCTTTGACGTCATCATCATAGGTGCAGGACCTGCAGGTCTTTTTGCCGCCATAGAGCTCTCGAGATTCTCATCCTTCGACATACTGCTGATAGACAAGGGAAAAAACATCGAGAAACGGAAATGCCCTTCCCAGATCTCTGGGAAAAACTGCATGAAATGCAAACCCTGCAGTCTTCTTTTCGGGTGGGGAGGATCCGGCGCCTTCTCGGACGGGAAGCTCACCCTTACCTCGGAAGTAGGGGGAACCCTCTCGAACTATACCTCTCCAGCAGAACTGGAGAAGCTCACCACCTATGTGGACAATCTTTACCTCAGTTATGGCGCTCCGCGGGAGCTCTATGACGCCGATGATGACTACCTCAAGAGCATTCACAGGAAGGCAGTGCTGGCTCACCTCCTCTTCATCCCTTACAAGATCAGGCACCTGGGGACCGACAAGTGCCTTGAGGTGGTCAAGGCCATAAGGGACGACCTTGACGAAAAAATCACGATCCTTACCGAGAAAGAGGTAAAGACCATCATCGTGAAAAACTCCCAGGCTGTCGGCATCAGGCTTGCGAGCGGTGAGGAGTTCAGGGCAAACTACGTGGTGGTGGCCCCCGGACGGCAGGGTGCCGAGTGGCTCACGGGGGAAGCGCACCGCCTCAATATCAAGACCCTTATCAACCCCGTGGACCTGGGGGTGAGAGTGGAGGTGCCCGCAGAGGTGGCAGAGCCCCTCACAAAAAACATCTACGAGTCCAAGTTCCTTTTCTATTCAAAAACTTTTGACGACAAGGTGAGAACTTTCTGCATGTGCCCCTATGGCGAGGTAGTCACCGAGTATAGCGACGGGATCCTCACGGTAAACGGCCACAGTTACAAGGAGAAGAAAACCGACAACACAAATTTTGCGCTTCTTGTGAGCAAGACCTTCACGGAGCCTTTCAAGGACCCCATCTCGTACGGGCAATATATCTCGCGCCTCGCGAACCTTCTCTCCGGCGGCGTGATGATCCAGCGCCTCGGCGACCTTGAAACAGGGCGGCGCTCCACCGTTGAGCGGATCCAGAAATCCATTCTCAAGCCCACCCTCAAGAGTGCCACGCCGGGGGACCTGAGCCTGGTGCTCCCCTACCGCTACCTCTCGAGCCTCATTGACATGCTGAAGGCCCTGGATGTGGTGGCTCCAGGCATATATTCGAAATACACCCTCCTCTATGGGGTAGAGGTCAAGTTCTATTCCTCAAGGATTGAAGTGAATGACCGACTGGAAACAAAGATTCAGAACTTCTTCGTGGCGGGAGACGGCGCAGGGATAACAAGGGGCCTGCTCCAGGCATCCATATCGGGTGTCCTTGTGGCAAGGGAGCTCATGGCCCGGGAAGGGATGAAAGGAGAGTAG
- a CDS encoding adenylosuccinate synthase, translating to MKKPSVCVIVGAQWGDEGKGKITHYLADHAHLVARFGGGNNAGHTISFGGEKFKLHHVPSGIFFQDKLCILGNGMVIDPQVLTEELEGLRKRGIGGENIRISDRAHIIMPYHRYIDRKQEETRGKHMLGTTGRGIGPAYTDKVARSGIRASDLLDSELFMEKIIINLKEKEALLEGSGLTAEGIIAQYEPYIEAMKSSITDTSLILYEAIKKGKKILMEGAQGALLDLDFGTYPFITSSNAIAGNASVGAGIPPWSISQVVGISKAYTTRVGTGPFPTELNDDNGGHLLKVGAEYGTTTGRARRCGWLDAVILRFAVRINGITELALTKLDVLSGIDPLNIAVAYRHRGKRLENFPADMKVLAECEPEYIQMKGWTGDISGVREIAALPQAARDYMKKIEELLEVPVTIVSVGADRDQTIVAPFSLLSVSS from the coding sequence ATGAAAAAACCATCGGTATGCGTAATCGTAGGAGCACAATGGGGAGACGAGGGAAAAGGGAAGATAACCCATTACCTTGCAGACCATGCCCACCTTGTCGCACGGTTCGGCGGAGGGAACAACGCCGGGCACACCATAAGCTTCGGAGGAGAAAAATTCAAGCTCCACCACGTGCCGTCAGGGATTTTCTTCCAAGACAAGCTCTGTATCCTGGGCAATGGAATGGTCATCGATCCCCAGGTCCTCACTGAAGAGCTTGAAGGGCTGAGAAAACGGGGCATCGGAGGGGAGAACATCCGCATCTCCGACCGCGCCCATATCATCATGCCTTACCACCGTTATATTGACAGGAAGCAGGAAGAGACAAGGGGAAAACACATGCTGGGCACCACGGGGAGGGGCATCGGCCCTGCCTATACCGATAAGGTTGCCAGGTCGGGTATAAGGGCTTCTGATCTTCTTGACAGTGAGCTCTTCATGGAAAAAATCATCATCAACCTTAAGGAGAAAGAAGCGCTGCTTGAAGGAAGCGGTCTCACGGCAGAGGGAATCATTGCACAGTATGAGCCGTACATAGAAGCTATGAAGTCCTCCATTACCGACACCTCTCTCATTCTCTACGAGGCTATCAAGAAAGGGAAGAAAATATTGATGGAAGGCGCCCAGGGAGCCCTCCTGGACCTTGACTTCGGCACTTATCCCTTTATCACTTCCTCAAATGCCATTGCCGGAAACGCCTCTGTGGGCGCTGGAATCCCCCCCTGGAGCATCTCGCAGGTCGTAGGCATCTCAAAGGCTTATACAACCCGCGTGGGGACGGGTCCCTTTCCCACCGAGCTGAATGATGATAACGGCGGGCACCTGCTGAAGGTGGGCGCCGAATACGGCACCACGACGGGAAGGGCACGTCGGTGCGGGTGGCTTGACGCGGTGATTCTCAGGTTCGCAGTGCGGATAAACGGCATCACGGAGCTGGCCCTTACCAAGCTCGATGTGCTCAGCGGAATAGATCCTCTCAATATTGCCGTGGCATACCGGCACAGGGGTAAGCGCCTGGAGAACTTTCCCGCCGACATGAAGGTCCTCGCCGAATGTGAGCCCGAGTATATCCAGATGAAAGGATGGACCGGCGATATAAGCGGCGTCCGTGAGATCGCCGCGCTCCCCCAGGCAGCCCGTGATTACATGAAAAAGATCGAGGAACTGCTTGAAGTCCCCGTCACCATTGTATCGGTAGGAGCCGACAGGGATCAGACAATCGTAGCACCTTTCAGTCTGCTTTCTGTAAGTTCCTGA
- a CDS encoding archaemetzincin — MGTVYLITVGTIHAGLMAGIIPALEERFLFRFSLIGPLDVPLAAYHETKGKYLVSRLCDTLRECLPHDGIFGLGITAIDLYDDTAAFMYYSRQADKVGILSISEFLPSPATGPDDTNLLFSRTLKEASHALGHLLGFKHCFHRDCVMYFSYSVNDTDRKSSLFCRDCEATMSRILRNLQKAD; from the coding sequence ATGGGAACAGTTTATCTTATCACGGTCGGAACCATTCACGCGGGGCTTATGGCGGGCATCATCCCTGCCCTTGAGGAGCGCTTCCTCTTCCGGTTCTCACTCATTGGCCCTCTCGATGTGCCCTTGGCGGCTTACCACGAAACGAAGGGAAAATACCTTGTGAGCAGGCTTTGTGACACACTGAGGGAATGTCTGCCCCATGACGGGATTTTTGGTCTGGGCATCACGGCCATTGACCTCTATGATGACACGGCGGCCTTTATGTATTACTCCCGCCAGGCCGATAAGGTGGGAATCCTTTCCATATCAGAGTTCCTGCCTTCCCCTGCAACAGGCCCCGATGATACCAACCTTCTTTTCTCGAGAACCCTCAAGGAGGCATCCCATGCCCTGGGGCATCTCCTTGGATTCAAGCACTGCTTTCACCGCGACTGCGTGATGTATTTCTCCTACAGCGTGAACGACACCGACAGAAAAAGCTCTCTTTTCTGCAGGGACTGCGAGGCAACCATGAGCAGGATCCTCAGGAACTTACAGAAAGCAGACTGA
- the scfA gene encoding six-cysteine ranthipeptide SCIFF, whose translation MEHITILAEPWPQEELTEECTKCATSCQSACKTSCTVGNIPCEKRR comes from the coding sequence CTGGAGCACATCACCATACTCGCCGAACCCTGGCCTCAGGAAGAGCTTACCGAGGAGTGCACGAAATGCGCCACCTCCTGCCAGTCGGCCTGCAAGACCTCGTGCACCGTGGGAAACATTCCCTGTGAAAAGAGACGGTAG
- a CDS encoding copper amine oxidase N-terminal domain-containing protein, producing the protein MNYRPFVAIVILLLAFTAARCEGQDIKLVVDGKKIKTDVPPMMSQATIFVPLRGVLERFKAAISYEKSTGTVRAARGNHKVVIVVNSTKAKVNGRTKIMPIPAFIHHERTLVPLRFMSEALGCSVRWEPSSAAVYVDSQGGGSSSGGDDPLKDDIDVKDVDDFK; encoded by the coding sequence ATGAACTACAGGCCCTTCGTTGCAATTGTAATCCTGCTCCTGGCATTTACCGCTGCCCGGTGTGAAGGCCAGGATATCAAGCTTGTCGTCGATGGAAAAAAGATCAAGACCGATGTGCCCCCCATGATGAGCCAGGCCACCATATTTGTCCCGCTGCGGGGAGTGCTTGAGCGCTTCAAGGCTGCAATCTCCTATGAGAAAAGCACCGGCACCGTCAGGGCAGCAAGGGGAAACCACAAGGTGGTGATCGTGGTGAACTCGACAAAAGCCAAAGTGAACGGCAGAACAAAAATCATGCCCATCCCAGCCTTCATCCATCACGAGAGGACCCTTGTTCCACTCAGGTTCATGTCAGAGGCTCTCGGGTGCTCCGTGCGCTGGGAGCCCTCTTCCGCGGCGGTTTATGTTGACTCCCAAGGAGGGGGCTCCTCGTCAGGGGGAGATGATCCGCTCAAGGATGATATTGATGTGAAAGACGTGGACGATTTCAAATGA
- a CDS encoding zinc-ribbon domain containing protein, with amino-acid sequence MLNCRDCGKEFTFTAGEQEFYEKKGFENEPVRCPQCRASRKHNKTNHGQKGFKPLIDVVCEACKKPTKVPFKPTQGKPVYCRECYDKLEVAG; translated from the coding sequence ATGTTGAACTGCCGGGATTGCGGCAAGGAGTTTACCTTTACCGCCGGTGAACAGGAGTTCTATGAGAAAAAGGGTTTTGAGAACGAACCTGTCCGCTGTCCACAATGCCGCGCATCGAGGAAACACAACAAGACAAACCACGGCCAGAAAGGATTCAAGCCACTTATCGATGTGGTGTGCGAGGCCTGCAAGAAACCTACAAAGGTTCCATTCAAGCCTACCCAGGGAAAGCCTGTTTACTGCCGTGAATGCTATGACAAGTTAGAAGTGGCCGGCTAG
- the ftsH gene encoding ATP-dependent zinc metalloprotease FtsH has protein sequence MIFILGFLLLERYRTSSTDVKDLNYSEFRKEVQSGNVKEVTISHTELRGILKTPKDAKFKTFIPYEDDKLAEFLESNSVVVKASPPTDTPWWYVALNFFPYLLLIGFIFLILRQAQSGGSQAFSFGRSRAKLLTDNRSKVTFEDVAGVEEAKEELKEVVDFLKYPKKYQALGARIPKGVLLLGAPGTGKTLLGRAIAGEAGVPFFYISGSDFVEMFVGVGASRVRDLFEQSKKSAPCIVFVDEIDAVGRQRGAGLGGGHDEREQTLNQLLVEMDGFEPNNGVIVLAATNRPDVLDPALLRPGRFDRHVVVDKPDVAGRKAILKVHSRGKPIDTTVDLDIIARRTPGFSGADLENLLNEAALLAARTNKSKIEMPDCEEAIDRVIVGPERKSRIISDKEKKVTAYHEAGHALIAKLLPDADPVRKVTILPRGMALGITWTMPAEDKHLRSKKELVAEIIKLLGGRVAEEIVFGELTTGASNDLERSTEIARNIVTKYGMSEKLGPLTYGKKHEQVFLGRDIMEDRNYSESVGNTIDDEVHAIVDSSYVRAKEILNGHRNDLEKIVEVLLEKEVLEGEELDRLLDDEGDSREESAEKPEEEPDSEQEAATPPEGSLKDVFGEGNSSNRLAFES, from the coding sequence ATGATCTTCATACTGGGCTTTCTGCTTCTGGAAAGATACCGCACCTCATCGACTGATGTGAAGGATTTGAATTACAGCGAGTTCAGGAAGGAAGTGCAGAGCGGGAATGTCAAGGAAGTCACCATCTCCCACACGGAGTTGAGGGGCATCCTTAAAACCCCCAAGGATGCAAAGTTCAAGACATTCATTCCTTATGAAGATGACAAGCTCGCCGAGTTTCTCGAGTCGAACAGCGTGGTGGTCAAGGCATCGCCTCCCACCGACACCCCCTGGTGGTATGTAGCCCTCAACTTTTTCCCCTACCTGCTGCTGATAGGCTTCATTTTCCTGATCCTCAGGCAGGCGCAGTCAGGGGGAAGCCAGGCTTTCTCCTTCGGGAGGAGCAGGGCAAAGCTTCTCACTGACAACAGGTCGAAGGTCACCTTTGAAGACGTGGCAGGCGTCGAGGAAGCCAAGGAAGAGCTCAAGGAAGTCGTTGACTTTCTGAAGTACCCCAAGAAATACCAGGCTCTTGGAGCCAGGATACCCAAGGGCGTGCTGCTCCTTGGAGCGCCGGGAACCGGAAAGACGCTCCTTGGGCGGGCCATAGCCGGTGAAGCCGGCGTGCCCTTCTTTTACATCAGCGGCTCTGATTTTGTCGAGATGTTTGTGGGAGTGGGAGCATCAAGGGTGAGGGATCTCTTCGAGCAGTCGAAGAAATCGGCGCCGTGCATTGTCTTCGTGGACGAGATAGATGCTGTGGGAAGGCAGCGCGGCGCGGGCCTCGGCGGCGGCCACGATGAGAGGGAGCAGACGCTGAACCAGCTCCTTGTCGAGATGGATGGTTTTGAGCCGAACAACGGCGTGATAGTCCTCGCCGCGACCAACAGGCCCGATGTGCTGGACCCGGCGCTCCTTCGCCCGGGAAGATTCGACAGGCATGTAGTGGTTGACAAGCCCGACGTGGCGGGGCGCAAGGCCATCCTGAAGGTCCACTCAAGGGGCAAGCCGATTGATACCACGGTGGATCTGGATATCATTGCGAGGAGGACACCGGGCTTCTCCGGTGCCGATCTGGAGAATCTCCTCAACGAGGCGGCCCTCCTGGCCGCCCGGACCAACAAGTCGAAGATAGAGATGCCGGACTGCGAGGAGGCCATCGACAGGGTCATTGTAGGCCCTGAGCGCAAGAGCCGGATCATAAGCGACAAGGAGAAGAAGGTCACGGCCTATCATGAAGCGGGGCATGCCCTCATAGCGAAGCTTCTCCCTGATGCCGACCCGGTGAGAAAAGTGACGATTCTGCCGCGCGGCATGGCGCTTGGCATCACGTGGACCATGCCCGCAGAAGACAAGCACCTGCGATCCAAAAAAGAGCTCGTGGCAGAGATTATCAAGCTCCTGGGGGGGAGAGTCGCCGAGGAGATAGTCTTCGGAGAGCTTACCACGGGCGCCTCCAATGACCTGGAGAGGAGCACGGAGATTGCGCGGAACATTGTCACCAAGTACGGCATGAGTGAAAAGCTCGGACCCCTCACCTACGGGAAAAAGCATGAACAGGTATTTCTGGGAAGGGACATCATGGAGGACAGGAATTACTCTGAGTCCGTGGGAAACACCATAGACGATGAAGTCCATGCCATAGTTGACTCCTCCTACGTGAGAGCGAAAGAGATTCTTAACGGCCATAGAAACGATCTTGAGAAGATCGTGGAAGTGCTCCTTGAAAAAGAAGTCCTCGAGGGGGAGGAGCTCGACAGACTCCTTGATGATGAGGGGGATTCCCGGGAGGAATCTGCAGAGAAGCCGGAAGAGGAGCCTGATTCGGAGCAGGAGGCCGCGACGCCTCCGGAAGGTTCCCTCAAGGATGTCTTCGGCGAGGGAAACTCCTCGAATCGCCTTGCCTTTGAGTCATGA
- the hpt gene encoding hypoxanthine phosphoribosyltransferase — MKMHPELAEILYTEEEMRHRIEELGKEISADYANEELIIIVLLRGAVIFLADLTRTLDINATIDFIVVTRYGYADRPGQLRIIKDLDYPIEGKHIIIVEDIVDEGYTLFQIKEALLLRKPASLKICTLFDKPARRKVAVTPDYIGFTIPNKFIVGYGLDYKQRFRNLPYLATVKDELMA, encoded by the coding sequence ATGAAGATGCACCCTGAGCTTGCAGAGATTCTCTACACGGAAGAGGAGATGAGGCATAGGATAGAAGAGCTGGGAAAAGAGATTTCCGCCGATTATGCCAATGAGGAGCTCATCATTATCGTGCTGTTGCGCGGAGCGGTGATCTTTCTTGCTGATCTCACCAGGACCCTTGACATCAATGCCACCATCGATTTTATCGTGGTGACACGGTACGGCTATGCGGACCGTCCCGGCCAGCTCAGGATCATCAAGGACCTCGATTACCCCATTGAAGGTAAGCATATCATTATTGTAGAAGATATTGTTGACGAGGGGTACACGCTCTTTCAGATAAAGGAAGCCCTTCTTCTCAGGAAGCCGGCAAGCCTGAAGATATGCACCCTCTTTGACAAGCCCGCGAGAAGGAAAGTGGCGGTCACGCCGGATTACATCGGCTTCACTATTCCCAATAAATTCATCGTGGGCTACGGCCTTGATTACAAGCAGCGCTTCAGGAACCTGCCTTATCTTGCCACCGTGAAAGATGAGCTGATGGCCTGA
- the tilS gene encoding tRNA lysidine(34) synthetase TilS, whose product MVAVSGGADSVALLYFFCLVKRWLPLKLLCIHVNHRTRGSDSDADAEFTASYAAGLGVPALILNADVPLFAREQGLSLEQAGRLVRYTLFRRYARILGAAKVATAHHLDDQAETVLMKIIRGAGYRGLAGISPHREGLFIRPFLEVRREEIKAFLASQGQPWRHDSSNENRDFTRNRMRNELIPLMEEHYNPRISEALSHLGQVAAEDHSLLEGIAEALFSEYAECREGEASFRLSSLVPLPRALKRRLMRKGIEKIKGDLEDIAFEHSEQLLDCLEGRTGAEVSLPGGLKGKKGYGAFRIFAKGVGSAGPGALRDPVILEVPGALDLPGHRLRLTAEVCEGEPFCIEPTPMKAYFDLEKLTIPLFVRTRRDGDRFFPFGMEGEKKIKDFFIDLKIEREMRDSIPLVVDSAGQLLWVVGYRADGRFRVTGNTSRMLCVSALPGSSHKVRFCEE is encoded by the coding sequence ATGGTGGCTGTCTCCGGGGGAGCCGATTCCGTTGCCCTTCTCTATTTTTTCTGCCTGGTGAAGAGATGGCTTCCCTTGAAGCTCCTCTGTATCCATGTGAATCACCGCACAAGGGGCAGTGATTCTGATGCCGATGCGGAATTCACGGCCTCCTATGCAGCCGGCCTCGGTGTCCCGGCATTAATTCTCAATGCAGATGTCCCCCTGTTCGCCAGGGAACAGGGGCTTTCTCTTGAGCAGGCGGGCCGGCTCGTGCGGTACACTCTTTTTCGTCGCTATGCCAGGATTCTAGGGGCAGCGAAGGTGGCAACGGCCCACCATCTTGATGATCAGGCGGAGACGGTGCTTATGAAAATAATCAGAGGTGCGGGCTACAGGGGGCTTGCAGGGATTTCCCCTCACAGGGAGGGGCTTTTTATCCGGCCCTTCCTGGAGGTGAGGCGGGAGGAGATCAAGGCCTTTCTGGCCTCCCAAGGGCAACCATGGCGGCATGACAGCTCAAACGAGAACAGGGACTTCACAAGGAACCGCATGAGAAATGAGCTGATCCCTCTCATGGAAGAGCACTATAATCCCCGCATCAGCGAGGCCCTTTCCCATCTCGGGCAGGTCGCCGCTGAAGACCATTCGCTCCTCGAGGGCATTGCCGAAGCGCTCTTCAGTGAATATGCCGAGTGCAGGGAAGGCGAAGCCTCCTTCAGGCTCTCTTCCCTCGTCCCCCTTCCCCGTGCACTGAAGAGGAGGCTTATGAGAAAGGGAATTGAAAAGATAAAGGGCGATCTTGAAGATATAGCCTTTGAGCACAGCGAGCAGCTCCTTGACTGCCTTGAGGGCAGGACAGGCGCTGAGGTGTCTCTCCCGGGCGGGCTCAAGGGGAAAAAAGGGTATGGAGCCTTCCGCATTTTTGCCAAGGGAGTGGGGAGTGCAGGGCCGGGCGCCCTCAGGGACCCTGTGATTCTTGAGGTTCCAGGAGCCCTCGATCTTCCCGGGCACAGGCTCCGACTCACCGCCGAGGTGTGTGAAGGGGAGCCCTTTTGTATCGAACCGACGCCCATGAAGGCCTATTTTGACCTGGAGAAGCTCACGATTCCTCTCTTTGTGAGGACGCGCCGCGATGGCGACCGGTTTTTTCCCTTCGGGATGGAGGGAGAGAAAAAAATAAAGGATTTCTTCATTGACCTTAAAATAGAAAGAGAGATGAGGGATTCAATCCCTCTTGTGGTGGACTCGGCGGGGCAGTTGCTCTGGGTCGTCGGCTACAGAGCCGACGGGCGTTTCAGGGTGACGGGGAATACTTCGAGGATGCTGTGCGTATCTGCCTTGCCGGGAAGCTCTCATAAAGTACGGTTCTGTGAGGAGTGA
- the rpsU gene encoding 30S ribosomal protein S21, which translates to METRVGEGESIDSALKRFRRQCQRDGILSEWKKREHYEKPSVKRKKKSEAARRRRSG; encoded by the coding sequence ATGGAAACACGCGTGGGAGAAGGCGAATCAATCGATTCTGCTCTCAAGAGATTCCGCAGGCAATGTCAGCGCGATGGCATTCTTTCAGAGTGGAAAAAACGCGAGCATTATGAAAAGCCAAGCGTAAAAAGAAAGAAAAAGTCTGAAGCCGCAAGAAGAAGAAGATCCGGCTAA
- a CDS encoding GatB/YqeY domain-containing protein, with product MSFTEMLSSEMKEAMKSKDALRLSVIRLFKSEITNEEKRQARLLEEAEVLEIFKKEMKKRNDAIDAFKKGGRNELAEKEEKELHILRSLSPTPLETLTEDQVREMVREIVASFPEGEKPQMGKIMPLVLPRTRDKIDGKTVNRIVRELLGSA from the coding sequence ATGAGTTTCACCGAAATGCTCTCTTCTGAGATGAAAGAAGCCATGAAAAGCAAGGATGCCCTCAGGCTTTCAGTAATCCGCCTTTTTAAGTCGGAAATCACCAACGAGGAGAAACGGCAGGCCCGCCTTCTCGAAGAGGCTGAGGTCCTGGAGATCTTCAAGAAGGAGATGAAAAAGAGAAACGATGCCATCGATGCCTTTAAAAAGGGAGGCCGCAATGAGCTCGCCGAGAAAGAGGAGAAGGAGCTCCACATCCTCAGGAGCCTCTCGCCCACTCCCCTTGAAACCCTCACAGAAGACCAGGTGAGAGAGATGGTAAGGGAGATCGTCGCCTCTTTTCCTGAAGGTGAAAAACCTCAGATGGGGAAAATCATGCCTCTCGTGCTCCCCAGGACCAGAGACAAGATTGACGGAAAGACAGTGAACAGGATCGTCCGCGAGCTTTTGGGGTCGGCATAA